TACTGCACCGGGTACTGCCCGGTCGTCGGGGTCCACGCGTCCGGCGCCCGATACTGCGGCGGGGCCCCGGCGGGCCGCCACCCCACATCCGGCCCCTGCGGCCCGGGCGCGGGACTCCAGCCCGGCGCGGCGGCGGCCGGGGTGGGACCGAAATCACCGAGCGCGGGCCCGAAATCGTTGAGGGAGGGACCGAAGCCGCCGAGCGCGGGCCCGAATTCGGACTCGGGCGCGGCCGGCTCGGTCTCCTCGGGTTCGGGACGGTCGGATTCGTCGTTACCGGAAGCCATCACCCGTCCTTTCGCCACATGCGCGTGGGGCGGTCGCTCCCGACCGCCCCACGCGACGACACCGCTCCTACCGGCACGATCACCGGTTCCCCTACGCTCGCGTCAGTACTGGACCGACTGGCCGACCTGGGCCGTCACACCACCGATGTCGACCGACTGCGACGGCCGCTCACCTTCGGGGAGCTTACCAATCTGCGCCGCGGCCTCCAGGACCGTGGCGCCGCCCGGGAGCAGTCGAATGAAGTTCTCGGCGTCGGCCTTGGCCGCGTTGGCCGCGGCCGTGTCCAGCACGAACTCCGTCTTCTGGTCGTTGTCCGGGCCGCTGCCCGCGAACGCCGTCACCTTGATCTGGTTGACCGTCGTGAAGTCCAGCGACATGCCGGCCTCACCGATCCCGCCGGGCGTGGTGTAGCCGATGGTGCCGACGTACCCGTCCAGGTTGCTGAAGTGGTGGGTGTTGGCGGCCCAGCCCGGCAGCACCGCGCCACCGTCGAGGTTGACCCCGAACTCGGTGTGCGGACCGGTCATCGCCACGACCGGCGCGGCCGGGGCGGTGTCGATGGCGGGCGACTGCCAGCGCGGCTGCTGCTGCGGGGCGGTCGCACCCGGCTGACCGGTGATGGTGTCGACCGACGGATCCTGCTGCGGGGTGTTCACGGCCGGCTGCGCGGTCCGGTCGTTCGGCTTGACCGGCTGCTGCTGCCCCGGCGTGGCCGACTGACCCGGCGTGGCCGCCTGATCCGGCGTGGCCGGCGCGACCACCGCGGGCTGGGTGGACTGACCCGGCACCGGCAGCGGCGCGACGCGCGGCACGGTCACACCCGGCTGCGGCTTGATCGTCTTGGGCTGCGCGGGCTGCGAGTTGGTGCCCGCCGGCTGCGCGTTCGGATCGTTCGGCTTGGGGGTCGCCGGATCCGACTTCGGGCCGGTGCCCTCGGGCTGGGTGGCGCCCTGCGGCTGACCCGGATCCGGCTGCGGCGCAGTGGTGTCCGGCGTGGTGGGCGCGGTCACGCCCGGCTGGGTCTGCTGCGGCTTGGTGGTGCCCGGCTGCGTGTTCTCCGGCTTGGGCGCGGGCACGACCTGCGCCTTCGCGTCCGGCGCCGGCGTCTCGGTGGTCGGCTGCGCCGGGTCGGGCTGCTGCTGATCGGCCGGGACCGCACCCGGATCGGCGGGCGCGGCGTTGGCGGGCGCGGACAGCAGCGACACCACCGCGGCCGCACCGGCCAGCGTCAGGGAGGTGCTCGCCTTGATCCGACTCGGCTTGCGGTGCTTCACGTTTCGCTCAATTCCTTCGTCCCTCGGCAGCACGATCGCTCCGGGCATCGAAGAGCCTCGCCGCGGAGGGGAATTGAGAGCCCCCGCTGCGTAACGCTCGCGACCGCCCTGCCGATCGCTTCCGCCGCGAACTTAATCACAAGGGAGACAAGGCAGCAAGACGGGCTGGTAACAAAGCGCGGAATTCGCGTGCGAAAAGCGTTGCGGCTAGTCCAGATCGTCGTGCCGCATGAGCTGACGCGCCGCCTCCGTCACCGATCCGGTCAGCGAGGGATACACCGAGAACGTCTGCGCCAGATCGTTCACCGTCAGGTTGTTCTGCACCGCGAGCGCGATCGGCAGAATCAGCTCCGAGGCGATCGGGGCCACCACCACGCCGCCGATCACCACACCGGTGGCGGGACGGCAGAAGATCTTCACGAAACCCCGTCGCAGGCCCGACATCTTGGCGCGCGGGTTGGTGTTCAACGGCAGCATGACCGTGCGCGCGGGGGTCTCCCCGTTGTCGATGGCGGTCTGCGAGACGCCGACGGTCGCGATCTCCGGGCGCGTGAACACCGCGGACGCAACGGTCTTGAGCCGAATCGGCTGCACGCCCTCGCCGAGCGCGTGGTACATGGCGATGCGGCCCTGCATGGCGGCCACCGAGGCCAGCGGCAGCAGGCCGGTGCAGTCGCCCGCGGCGTACACGCCGGTCGCGGTGGTCCGCGACACCCGATCCACCCGCAGGTAACCGCCCTTGTCGAGTTGGATGCCGAGCCGATCCAGGCCCAGCCCTTCGGTGTTCGGGACCGAGCCGACGGTCATCAGCGCATGGGTGCCGGTGACGGTGCGGCCGTCGGACAGCTTCACCACGATGCCCTCGGCGGTGCGCTCCACCGCGTCGGCGCGCGCGTGCTTGACCAGTTCCACGCCGCGCTCGGCGAGCGCGTCCTCGAGCACCAGCGCGGCATCGGCGTCCTCGCCGGGCAGCACGCGGTCGCGGCTGGAGACCAATTTCACGCTCACGCCCATCTCGGTATAGGCGGAGACGAATTCGGCGCCGGTCACACCCGAGCCGACGACGACCAGCGTCTCGGGCAGCTCCTTGAGGTCATAGAGCTGGCGCCAGTTCAGGATTCGCTCGCCGTCGGGTTCCGCGCCGGGCAGCACGCGCGGGCTGGCGCCGGTGGCGATCAGCACCACCTCGGCCTCGACGACCCGCTGCTGGCCGTCGGCGAGCGTGGCCTTGACCAGGTGGGTGGCCAGGCCCGGCGCCTGGTCGATGAGCTCGCCGTACCCGGACAATACGGTGACGCCGGCGGTCTGCAGCTTGGTGCGAATATCGGAGGACTGGGCCTGGGCGAGGGCCTTCACGCGCGAGTTCACCTCGGCCAGACGCACCTGCGCCTGCGAGGGATGCACGGTGATGCCCAGGTCACGGGCGCGGCGCAGATCGGTGCGCACGCCGGTGGAGGCGATGAAGGTCTTGGACGGCACGCAATCCCACAGCACGCACGCGCCGCCGATGCCGTCACTGTCGATCAGCGTGACCGGCGCACCGTGCTGTGCCGCCACCAGCGCCGCTTCGTAACCGGCGGGGCCGCCACCGATGATCGCAATGCGGGTCATTGTTCCTCCGCGTTCAACTCCGGCCCGGGATCTCCGACGCCATCCCTAACGTTATCCGCCCTGTTCCAGACCCCGCCGACCGCGTCGACCGACGAGTCGGCGACACTCGCGACCCGTTAGCCACGTTTTCGCCCGCGTTTGTGACATCACACACAGGGTCCGCGGCCGTCTCGATTCTGGACTGACGGAGCGGGGGAGCGAAGCGGAGGAGCGGAGGAGGGAAGAATCGAGACTTCGGGGCCGCGGACCAGGCCCGGAGCGCAGCGTAGGGCCAATCGGACACAGCACCGCCTTGTGACGGGATCGGGGATGGTCTCGCCGGATTGTTCGATAGGCTTCTATGGTGCCGATTTACGCCGCCTATGGGTCCAACATGGATCCCGAGCAGATGCTCAAGCGCTGTCCGCACTCCCCCGTGTACGGAACCGGCTGGCTGGAAGGGTGGCGACTCACCTTCGCCGGAGACGACATCGGCTGGGAGGGACCGCTGGCGACGGTGGTCGAAGAAGCCGGGCAACGGGTCTTCGTGGTGCTCTACGACGTTCCCAGCGAGGACGAGCTGAGTCTCGACCGCTGGGAGGGTTCGGACTTCGGCATCCACAAGAAGATCCGCCTGCGCGTCACCCCCAATTCGGGCCCCGGCACCGAGCCGGTGCTGGCCTGGCTCTACGTGCTCGACGCCTACGAGGGCGGGCTGCCCTCGGCCCGCTATCTGGGCGTCATCGCGGATGCCGCCGAGAAGGCCGGTGCGCCAAGCGATTACACGCATGCCCTGCGCACCCGCAACAGCAAGAACGTGGGCCCGGGGACCTTCGGGCCGTAGCGGATCGCGCCGGGCCGGAAGATTCGGCGCGGCGCCGCTGTTGCGGGACAGGAAACGATCTTTCGATCTCTCCGAGAGGAACCCGATGCCCGCCAAGCCCGTGCCCGCACCGATCGCCGAATTCCTGTCCAAGCCCAATCCGGCGGTGTTCGCCTCGAATCGTCCCGACGGCCAGCCGGTGTCGGTGGCCACCTGGTACCTGTACGAGGATGGCCGAATCCTGGTGAACCTGGCCGACTTCCGCAAGCGCCTGGACTACCTGCGCGAGGATCCGCGCATCAGCCTGACCGTGCTCGCGGACGGCAACTGGTACAGCCACGTCAGCATTCAGGGCCGCGTCGTCTCCCTGGAGAACGACCCGGACTCCTCGGTCATCGACCGCATCGCCCAGCACTACATCGGCAGCGACTACGGCGTGCGCGACCAGAAGCGCGTGAGCGCCTGGATCGAGATCGACCGCTGGCACGCCTGGGGCGATATCGCCGAGAAGGCGAAGTAGCGCACCAGAACATGAAGCCGGGCCGCACCTTTCGGTGCGGCCCGGCTTTTTCGTCGGCTCGGCTCAGCGCGCGTTCAGCACGATATTGGTGAAGATCCGCACCCCCGCGGCCAGCGCGCGCTCGTCGAGGTCGAAGGTCGGCTGATGCAGGTCGAGCTGCTCGCCCTGACCGGACCAGACGCCCAGGCGCGCCATGGCCCCGGGCACCTCCTCGAGGTACCACGAGAAGTCCTCGCCGCCGCCGGACTGCTGGGTGTCGGCGAGCGCGTCGGGACCCAGGGCGCGAATCGCGTCCTCGAACATGCGCACGGCCTGCTCGTCGTTGACGACCGGCGGCACCCCGCGCTTGTAGTTGAGCTGATAGCGCACACCCGTCGGCGCCAGCAGGCCCTCGACGATCTCGCGGACCATCGGCTCGAGCAGCGACCAGGTGGCGTGATCGCCGGTGCGGACGGTGCCGGTGAGCATGCCGGTCTGCGGAATCGCGTTGGGCGCCTTGCCCGCCGACACCGCGCCCCACACCATGACGGTGCTGGTGCGCGGATCGATGCGACGCGAGAGCAGGCCCGGCAGGCCGGTGATGACGGTGCCCATGGCGTAGACCAGATCGCTGGTCAGGTGCGGCCGGGAGGTGTGACCGCCGGGCGAGTCCAGCACCAGCTCCACGGTGTCGGCGGCCGAGGTGATGGGACCGACCCGGAGGCCGACCCGGCCCACCTCCAGGCGCGGATCGCAGTGCAGCGCGAACATGCGCGAGACGTCCTCCATGGCGCCCGCGGCGACCATGTCGATGGCGCCGCCGGGCATGACCTCCTCGGCGTGCTGGAAGACCAGCCGCACACCGACCGGAAGGTCCGGGATCTCGGCCAGCGCCAAGGCGGTACCGAGCAGGATGGTGGTGTGCGCGTCGTGCCCGCAGGCGTGCGAGACGCCCGGCACGGTGGAGGCGAACGGTAAGCCGGTGTACTCCTGCAGCGGCAGCGCGTCCATGTCCGCGCGCAGGCCGATGCGGGGGGTGTCCGGGCCGATGTCACAGATCAGGCCGGTGCCGCTCGGTAGCTTGCGCGGTTCGAGACCCGCCTTGACCAGCCAGGACTCCACGAATTCGGTGGTGCCGAACTCGGTGCGGGACAGTTCGGGATTGGCGTGGATGTGCCGCCGCCACGCCGTGAGATCGTCCGCGTGCTCCGCGAGCCAGGCTTCGACCATCTCGTGTCCGGAAGCCGGTTCCATCGCGACGTCCGTCGCGGCACCTACCGACGGACGCGCACAGATAGAACCTCTGGAAAGCCCGGGTTCGATACCGCGAGCGGATCCGCCGGCATGGCCGGTTGTGCTCACCGAATGTCCTCCTGTCGCTGAAACTGCCGTTGCATGACTCGTTCCGACAACCTGTCCCTGTGCACTTTGTCGCCTG
This sequence is a window from Nocardia yunnanensis. Protein-coding genes within it:
- a CDS encoding NAD(P)H-quinone dehydrogenase; protein product: MTRIAIIGGGPAGYEAALVAAQHGAPVTLIDSDGIGGACVLWDCVPSKTFIASTGVRTDLRRARDLGITVHPSQAQVRLAEVNSRVKALAQAQSSDIRTKLQTAGVTVLSGYGELIDQAPGLATHLVKATLADGQQRVVEAEVVLIATGASPRVLPGAEPDGERILNWRQLYDLKELPETLVVVGSGVTGAEFVSAYTEMGVSVKLVSSRDRVLPGEDADAALVLEDALAERGVELVKHARADAVERTAEGIVVKLSDGRTVTGTHALMTVGSVPNTEGLGLDRLGIQLDKGGYLRVDRVSRTTATGVYAAGDCTGLLPLASVAAMQGRIAMYHALGEGVQPIRLKTVASAVFTRPEIATVGVSQTAIDNGETPARTVMLPLNTNPRAKMSGLRRGFVKIFCRPATGVVIGGVVVAPIASELILPIALAVQNNLTVNDLAQTFSVYPSLTGSVTEAARQLMRHDDLD
- a CDS encoding gamma-glutamylcyclotransferase, whose protein sequence is MPIYAAYGSNMDPEQMLKRCPHSPVYGTGWLEGWRLTFAGDDIGWEGPLATVVEEAGQRVFVVLYDVPSEDELSLDRWEGSDFGIHKKIRLRVTPNSGPGTEPVLAWLYVLDAYEGGLPSARYLGVIADAAEKAGAPSDYTHALRTRNSKNVGPGTFGP
- a CDS encoding PPOX class F420-dependent oxidoreductase; this encodes MPAKPVPAPIAEFLSKPNPAVFASNRPDGQPVSVATWYLYEDGRILVNLADFRKRLDYLREDPRISLTVLADGNWYSHVSIQGRVVSLENDPDSSVIDRIAQHYIGSDYGVRDQKRVSAWIEIDRWHAWGDIAEKAK
- a CDS encoding M20 family metallopeptidase; translated protein: MEPASGHEMVEAWLAEHADDLTAWRRHIHANPELSRTEFGTTEFVESWLVKAGLEPRKLPSGTGLICDIGPDTPRIGLRADMDALPLQEYTGLPFASTVPGVSHACGHDAHTTILLGTALALAEIPDLPVGVRLVFQHAEEVMPGGAIDMVAAGAMEDVSRMFALHCDPRLEVGRVGLRVGPITSAADTVELVLDSPGGHTSRPHLTSDLVYAMGTVITGLPGLLSRRIDPRTSTVMVWGAVSAGKAPNAIPQTGMLTGTVRTGDHATWSLLEPMVREIVEGLLAPTGVRYQLNYKRGVPPVVNDEQAVRMFEDAIRALGPDALADTQQSGGGEDFSWYLEEVPGAMARLGVWSGQGEQLDLHQPTFDLDERALAAGVRIFTNIVLNAR